The Gracilimonas sediminicola sequence CCGGCGCGACGTGCCATTTCAGGATATTTTACACTACCCTGAAGTTTAGCCATACCGCCTTTCAATTCCGGCATCTGCTCTACAACCACAAAGAAATCCTCTTCTTCCTCTTCTTCAGGGGGAGGAGGAGGTAAATCCATCGGGGCGTCCATATCAAGTTCGGCATCAAGGTCAATCATTTCGTCCTCAATAATTTCATCATTGGGAACTTCGACCGGGACCGGTGGACGAGGTGGTGGTGGAGGGGTTTCAATTTGTTTGGTCTGGATTACTTCCTCCATCTCAACAACTTCCTGCTCATCAAGAGCAATTGCTTTCGGGGGCTCAGTTTCGATCGTAACCTTAACGGCTGTGATCATAAAAAGCAGAGCAATAATCAAACCTGCCTCCAGATAGACAGTGTAAGATCTTTTCAGATCTGCTTTAGGTGATTTTCTTTCATTTCTCATAATTCAAATACAATGTTTATCTGTTGTAACGATAAGTTGAAAAGAACGTGATTTTATACATACTCTGCAAGTGGCAGAACAGTAATTTAACTCTTTAAACAAATTTTTAGTGTGCAGGCTTTTTATCAGACATCAAGTAGTATAAACTGAACGGTCTCCTTAATTCGGAATGAGGCTATTCTTCCGGCTTTTTTTCCGGGTTTGTAGCGTTGAATTTGAATGGCCTTCAATACGGCTTTATCACACCCGCCGCCAATTCCCCGCACGATAACCGGGTTGTGAACTCGGCCATGTTCATCAACATCAAATTCCACTTCCACAATGCCCTGAATTCCCATACGACGAGCCATCACCGGATATTCAATGCTTTGTCTGAACGCATCCTCACCACCAATCATCACCGGGAGTTGCTCAATATCTTTAAGAAGATCATGATTTACATCTACAAAAATTTGTCCCGGCAACGGAGGAACCATAAGCCTGTCAGTAGTATTGAACTCATTGATTTCTATGGGGGGTGGATCGATGGGTTCATCATCGGGGATTTTCACGGGTATGGTTGGGACCGGAGGTGGTTTCATTATGGTCCTTGTTTCTGAAACGGACGGGGGGAGAATGAGTGCCGTTTCTTCACTTTTCACATAAGAGATTTGATTTGCCCCTTGTTCCGGAAGCTGAATCTTGGTTGCCACAATCATTAGCACAAGCGCAATAATGATCCCGCCCTCAATCACCAGAGGGTAACACAACTTTAAATCAGCTGACGGAACTTTTCGTAGCATAAGCACCTGTTCTAAAATGCTATTGTAAAATCAATACACCTTTTAAAATAGTAAAATTGACGAAAAAAGCACTCGTTATTACCCCAATAGCTACTATTTCAGCCTGAAGTGAACCAGTTGCTTCATGCGTACCTTCACCAGCTTACCGTTTTGAATACCCGGAGTATAGTTTTGCAGCTTGATGGCTTCCAGAACTTCTTCATCACAACCGGCACCGATGCCCCGGATAATTTCAGGGTCTTCTACTTCTCCCTTCTCATTCACAATAAAGCGGACTTCAACAGTTCCCTCAATCCCATTTCTTTTTGCGAGTTCAGGGTAGGTGATGTCGCTGTACAGGGCTTTGATTCCACCTTTCATTTTGGGCATAAACTGGACCTGCTCAAGAATCTCCGGCTCCTCATCGCCGGCTTCTTCCGGAGGTAAGGATAGTGCGGCTCCGGTATCGCCGAACTCAGGAAACTCAATATCGGGGGCTTCAATTGGCTCATCATTTGGTACAGCAGCGGGGATGCGAGCCAAAGGTGGCGCAGCAGGTGGTTTTTCCTGTTTTGTGATTGGAGAAAGTACGATAGGAGGCTCATCCTTGATAATGAAGTCAGAGCCGTCGGTTCCTGAAACCGGTAAATGAAATTTAATGGCCCCAATGAAAATCAGAAGTGCTGCGATTAATCCCAACTCGCATAGCAGGGTGTAGTTTTTGCGAAGATCGAAAGTGGATTTTGAAGAGCGCATTTTTCTATGGATTAGTTTAAAAGTTACATCAATTAACTAATCTGTAAAGGCACTTGTAATCACATTATGATGCGGGGTCAGTGTTAAATTCGGGGACCTTTTTGGCGAGAATGTAAAGAACCAAAATGGCAAGGCCGGTTCCGGATAGGTCCGCAATAAAGTCCATGAACTCAGGGCTTCGTCCGGTAGGCAATAAATACTGAAGTATTTCTACAATCAATCCGAATAGGGTACCCACTATAAAAACAGGGATAAGCTTGAATTTATCTTTCAGAAAGCGAACCAGGCCAAAAAAGAAGGTCCATGCTCCAAACATGATGAGATGAACCAATTTATCCATTCCCAAAAGTGATTGGGGGACATCGTAGCTTACCGGAAAAAGTGTTCCGTACAAGATGGCACCTGTAGAAATAACCAAGAGCGTAAGATAAAGCTTGACCGATCGGGTCAGGATTTTGGTCGGTTTTGTCATTCTTTAGATAATATCAATGGGTGCTAAAGAACCGGAGTTCTCCACAAAATATTGTTGTGCTTTCTGGAAGCCGTCCAATAATCCGTAAAAACAAGCCAGCTCAGATGATGAATATTTCAGCCAATAAGCCCCTACTTTTCCGGCCAGCACGTCTCCGAATCCGGCTCGGGAAAAGATACGGGTTTCGTATCCTGTTAAATACGCATCTCCGGTTTCTGTTCCAACAATGGATGGCATTCCCTTACTCAATAGGGTAATTTTTTCTTCTCTTGCTTTTTCTTTAGTGAGGTTGAGCTGGTCAAAATCATCGTTTACTTCCTGATTAAACAGCGTTTTTAACTCCCCGGGATGAGGTGTTAAAATCCAATTTGAACCCTCAGGTCGTTTTCGATTTTCCATTTTAGAAAGAGCAAACAAAGCATCGGCATCTATGAGTACATCACCTTCAAAATTCCGGAGTATGCTCTGGGTGAACCGGATGGTTTCCTGCTGCCTTCCCAGTCCCGGACCAATT is a genomic window containing:
- a CDS encoding energy transducer TonB, whose translation is MRNERKSPKADLKRSYTVYLEAGLIIALLFMITAVKVTIETEPPKAIALDEQEVVEMEEVIQTKQIETPPPPPRPPVPVEVPNDEIIEDEMIDLDAELDMDAPMDLPPPPPEEEEEEDFFVVVEQMPELKGGMAKLQGSVKYPEMARRAGIEGRVTVQFIVNEQGKVENAQVVRGIGGGCDEEALKAVQKASFTPGMQRGRPVRVQYALSINFRLEN
- a CDS encoding energy transducer TonB encodes the protein MLRKVPSADLKLCYPLVIEGGIIIALVLMIVATKIQLPEQGANQISYVKSEETALILPPSVSETRTIMKPPPVPTIPVKIPDDEPIDPPPIEINEFNTTDRLMVPPLPGQIFVDVNHDLLKDIEQLPVMIGGEDAFRQSIEYPVMARRMGIQGIVEVEFDVDEHGRVHNPVIVRGIGGGCDKAVLKAIQIQRYKPGKKAGRIASFRIKETVQFILLDV
- a CDS encoding energy transducer TonB; translation: MRSSKSTFDLRKNYTLLCELGLIAALLIFIGAIKFHLPVSGTDGSDFIIKDEPPIVLSPITKQEKPPAAPPLARIPAAVPNDEPIEAPDIEFPEFGDTGAALSLPPEEAGDEEPEILEQVQFMPKMKGGIKALYSDITYPELAKRNGIEGTVEVRFIVNEKGEVEDPEIIRGIGAGCDEEVLEAIKLQNYTPGIQNGKLVKVRMKQLVHFRLK
- a CDS encoding VanZ family protein gives rise to the protein MTKPTKILTRSVKLYLTLLVISTGAILYGTLFPVSYDVPQSLLGMDKLVHLIMFGAWTFFFGLVRFLKDKFKLIPVFIVGTLFGLIVEILQYLLPTGRSPEFMDFIADLSGTGLAILVLYILAKKVPEFNTDPAS